The following proteins come from a genomic window of Streptomyces liliiviolaceus:
- the sepX gene encoding divisome protein SepX/GlpR: MSSSGLIYAVIVGAWAAYLVPMWLRRQDELNEARPTERFSTAIRLLSGRAGMERRYAKDLQARSAEEGEHRADPDGVTDSVDVRAFAMPPTRREVRANVDEARESRAEAQQAQAQVQQASRQASRQASRQSAATAPKPGAQPQPAAHPAPKQGRATGGRPVPQQGAKPAPNGSKASKTPKTSKASKPSKASNGATASPARRAAAAEAAARARRSKVLARRRRTTVMLFVAFTLGAIVAAVGGLAFLWAPGVPAVMLSIYIAYLRSQERRRFTYVMDRRQAEAAAQRLRERQPRRRPPADPGAADEPEDGPEPDTDPGMSALAADRRALVEQTDHAEWVDQQRERRNGPARGESWDPVPVPLPTYVTAPVAPRATSDVDLGAPDAWSSARSSTAEPNADRTAAEAAEAAEAAEAAEAHEELIEPDGDDGDDGSGSAADARRAASARRARERGRTPLFDQYEDGDRPRAANE; the protein is encoded by the coding sequence GTGAGCAGCAGCGGCCTCATCTACGCAGTCATTGTCGGGGCCTGGGCCGCCTACTTGGTGCCTATGTGGCTCCGTAGGCAGGACGAGCTGAATGAGGCCCGTCCGACGGAACGCTTCAGCACCGCCATCCGGCTTCTGTCCGGACGGGCGGGGATGGAGCGCCGTTACGCCAAGGACCTGCAGGCGCGCTCCGCCGAAGAGGGGGAGCACCGCGCCGACCCGGACGGCGTCACCGACTCGGTGGACGTCCGGGCCTTCGCCATGCCTCCGACGCGCCGTGAAGTACGGGCGAACGTCGACGAGGCGCGGGAGTCGCGCGCCGAGGCGCAGCAGGCCCAGGCCCAGGTGCAGCAGGCCTCCAGACAGGCATCGCGGCAGGCGTCGCGGCAGTCGGCCGCGACGGCCCCCAAGCCCGGCGCCCAGCCCCAGCCCGCCGCCCACCCGGCGCCGAAGCAGGGCCGCGCGACGGGCGGCCGCCCCGTGCCCCAGCAGGGCGCCAAGCCCGCGCCGAACGGCTCGAAGGCGTCGAAGACACCAAAGACGTCAAAGGCATCGAAGCCGTCGAAGGCGTCGAACGGGGCGACCGCGTCCCCCGCGCGTAGGGCCGCCGCGGCGGAGGCCGCAGCCCGTGCCCGGCGCTCGAAGGTGCTCGCGCGCCGACGGCGTACGACTGTCATGCTCTTCGTCGCCTTCACGCTCGGTGCGATCGTCGCGGCCGTCGGCGGACTGGCGTTCCTGTGGGCGCCCGGGGTGCCCGCCGTGATGCTGAGCATCTACATCGCGTATCTGCGCTCCCAGGAGCGTCGGCGCTTCACCTATGTGATGGACCGCAGGCAGGCCGAGGCCGCGGCGCAGCGGCTGCGCGAGCGGCAGCCGCGCCGGCGGCCCCCGGCCGACCCGGGCGCCGCCGACGAGCCGGAGGACGGACCCGAGCCCGACACCGATCCCGGTATGTCGGCGCTCGCGGCGGACCGCCGTGCCCTCGTCGAGCAGACCGACCACGCGGAGTGGGTCGACCAGCAGCGCGAGCGCCGCAACGGGCCCGCGCGGGGTGAGAGCTGGGACCCCGTCCCGGTGCCCCTGCCGACGTACGTGACGGCGCCGGTCGCCCCGCGCGCGACGTCCGACGTCGACCTGGGCGCGCCCGACGCGTGGAGCTCGGCCCGGTCCAGCACGGCCGAGCCGAACGCGGACCGCACGGCGGCGGAGGCGGCCGAGGCGGCGGAAGCCGCCGAAGCGGCCGAGGCGCATGAGGAGCTGATCGAGCCCGACGGCGACGACGGGGACGACGGCTCCGGCAGCGCCGCGGACGCCCGCCGCGCGGCCTCGGCCCGCCGGGCCCGCGAACGGGGCCGTACGCCCCTCTTCGACCAGTA
- a CDS encoding GNAT family N-acetyltransferase, translating into MNSPSWPVELAHGDVVLRPIKLRDQRAWRDVNRRNRDWLRPWEATIPPPTPSGPIAHRPTYRQMVRHLRAEANAGRMLPFVIEYQGRLVGQLTVAGITWGSMCSGHIGYWVDEAVAGRGVMPTAVALVSDHCFRTVGLHRIEVCIRPENGPSRRVVEKLGFRDEGLRPRYLHIDGAWRDHLVFALTAEEIPEGLLARWRRTRTRNASENSPRDTPRNTA; encoded by the coding sequence CTGAACAGCCCATCCTGGCCGGTCGAGCTGGCGCACGGCGATGTGGTCCTCAGGCCCATAAAGCTGCGCGACCAGCGAGCCTGGCGTGACGTCAACCGGCGCAACCGGGACTGGCTGCGCCCCTGGGAGGCGACGATTCCGCCGCCCACGCCCAGCGGGCCGATCGCCCACCGGCCGACGTACCGGCAGATGGTCCGGCATCTGCGCGCCGAGGCGAACGCGGGGCGGATGCTGCCGTTCGTCATCGAGTACCAGGGGAGGCTCGTCGGACAGCTAACGGTCGCCGGAATCACCTGGGGCTCCATGTGTTCGGGCCATATCGGCTACTGGGTGGACGAGGCGGTCGCCGGGCGCGGAGTGATGCCGACGGCCGTGGCACTCGTGTCCGACCACTGCTTCCGAACCGTTGGTCTGCACCGCATCGAGGTCTGCATTCGGCCCGAGAACGGGCCCAGCCGGCGGGTCGTCGAGAAACTCGGATTCCGTGACGAAGGTCTCCGTCCGCGTTATCTCCACATCGACGGAGCCTGGCGCGACCACCTCGTCTTCGCCCTCACGGCCGAGGAGATCCCCGAAGGACTGCTGGCCCGCTGGCGCCGCACACGCACGAGGAACGCGTCCGAAAACTCACCTCGGGACACACCCCGGAACACCGCGTAA
- a CDS encoding MogA/MoaB family molybdenum cofactor biosynthesis protein, producing MTGAPENAQPPQAPADPPIGGALTAPYSALVVTASNRAAAGVYEDRGGPLIAEGLAKFGFAVDGPWAVPDGDPVEQALRAGVRAGYSIVVTTGGTGISPTDRTPEATRKVIEYEVPGIGEAIRAFGREKVPTAALSRGLAGVAEGTLIVNLPGSTGGVKDGLAVLEPLLIHAVDQLRGGDHPRPGGSGGAS from the coding sequence ATGACGGGCGCCCCGGAGAACGCGCAGCCCCCGCAGGCCCCGGCCGATCCGCCGATCGGCGGCGCCCTGACCGCCCCGTACAGCGCGCTCGTCGTGACGGCCTCGAACCGCGCGGCGGCCGGTGTCTACGAGGACAGGGGCGGGCCCCTGATCGCGGAGGGACTCGCGAAGTTCGGCTTCGCCGTCGACGGCCCGTGGGCGGTTCCCGACGGGGACCCCGTGGAGCAGGCGCTGCGGGCAGGCGTCCGCGCCGGCTACAGCATCGTCGTGACCACCGGCGGTACGGGCATCTCGCCCACCGACCGCACCCCGGAGGCCACCCGGAAGGTGATCGAGTACGAGGTGCCGGGCATCGGCGAGGCCATCAGGGCGTTCGGACGGGAGAAGGTGCCCACGGCGGCGCTCTCCCGAGGCCTCGCCGGGGTCGCCGAGGGGACGCTGATCGTGAACCTGCCGGGATCCACCGGCGGGGTCAAGGACGGTCTGGCCGTCCTCGAACCCCTCCTGATCCACGCCGTCGACCAGCTGCGCGGCGGCGACCACCCCAGACCCGGCGGCAGTGGGGGTGCGAGCTGA
- the moaC gene encoding cyclic pyranopterin monophosphate synthase MoaC, whose amino-acid sequence MSTQDRLTHIDEAGAARMVDVSEKDVTARTARASGRVLVSPRVIELLRGEGVPKGDALATARIAGIMGAKRTPDLIPLCHPLSVSGVKLDLSVADDAVEILATVKTTDRTGVEMEALTAVTVAALTVIDMVKAVDKGAVITDVRVEEKTGGKSGDWSRP is encoded by the coding sequence ATGAGCACGCAGGACAGACTGACCCACATCGACGAGGCGGGTGCCGCCCGCATGGTCGACGTGTCCGAGAAGGACGTGACGGCCCGCACCGCCCGCGCGAGCGGCCGCGTCCTGGTCTCGCCCCGCGTGATCGAGCTGCTGCGCGGCGAGGGGGTGCCCAAGGGCGACGCCCTCGCCACCGCGCGCATCGCGGGCATCATGGGCGCCAAGCGCACACCGGATCTGATCCCGCTCTGCCACCCGTTGTCGGTGTCGGGTGTCAAGCTTGACCTGTCGGTCGCGGACGACGCCGTCGAGATCCTGGCCACCGTGAAGACCACCGACCGCACGGGCGTCGAGATGGAGGCCCTCACCGCGGTCACCGTGGCGGCTCTCACCGTGATCGACATGGTCAAGGCGGTCGACAAGGGGGCGGTCATCACGGACGTGCGCGTGGAGGAGAAGACGGGCGGCAAGTCGGGCGACTGGAGCCGGCCATGA
- the glp gene encoding molybdotransferase-like divisome protein Glp, giving the protein MSTAATRATGQDHLWSVTEHLEDILATVRPLDPIQLQILDAQGCVLVEDVMVPVSLPPFDNSSMDGYAVRVADVAGASEEYPAVLTVVGDVAAGQSELLHVGPGQTARIMTGAPLPPGAEAVVPVEWTDGGLGQGPVSGMRARSTSPEGASGQVHVHRPAGARAHVRAKGSDVQAGDRALSAGTVLGPPQIGLLAAIGRGTVRVRPRPRVVVLSTGSELIQPDGELENGQIYDSNSYALCAAARDAGAIAYRVGAVADDAETLRATIEDQLIRADLVVTTGGVSVGAYDVVKEALSSVGDEDEAGGGIEFRKLAMQPGKPQGFGTIGPDHTPLLALPGNPVSSYVSFELFVRPAIRTLAGLADVHRPTVRATLRTDKSLTSPAGRRQFLRGRYANGEVKPVGGAGSHLIAALAHADALIVVPETVESVETGTEVDVVLLG; this is encoded by the coding sequence TTGAGCACCGCCGCGACCCGTGCCACCGGCCAGGACCACCTCTGGTCGGTGACCGAGCACCTGGAGGACATCCTCGCGACCGTGCGGCCCCTGGACCCCATCCAACTGCAGATCCTCGACGCCCAGGGCTGCGTCCTGGTCGAGGACGTCATGGTGCCGGTGTCCCTGCCGCCCTTCGACAACAGCTCGATGGACGGGTACGCGGTCAGGGTCGCCGACGTCGCGGGCGCCAGCGAGGAGTACCCGGCGGTCCTCACGGTCGTCGGCGACGTGGCGGCGGGCCAGTCGGAGCTGCTCCACGTGGGTCCCGGCCAGACCGCCCGCATCATGACGGGCGCCCCGCTGCCGCCCGGCGCCGAGGCGGTCGTCCCCGTGGAGTGGACCGACGGCGGCCTGGGCCAGGGCCCCGTCTCCGGGATGCGCGCCCGCAGCACGTCCCCCGAGGGCGCCTCGGGACAGGTGCACGTCCACCGCCCGGCGGGAGCACGCGCGCACGTGCGCGCGAAGGGCAGCGATGTGCAGGCTGGCGACCGGGCCCTGTCCGCCGGCACCGTCCTCGGCCCCCCGCAGATCGGCCTGCTCGCCGCGATCGGCCGCGGGACCGTCCGCGTCCGCCCCCGCCCGCGCGTGGTGGTCCTGTCCACCGGCAGCGAACTGATCCAGCCCGACGGCGAGTTGGAGAACGGCCAGATCTACGACTCCAACAGCTACGCTCTGTGCGCCGCGGCCCGGGACGCCGGTGCGATCGCCTACCGCGTGGGCGCCGTCGCCGACGACGCCGAGACGCTCCGCGCCACCATCGAGGACCAGCTCATCCGCGCCGACCTCGTGGTCACCACGGGCGGCGTCAGCGTCGGCGCGTACGACGTCGTCAAGGAGGCGCTCTCCTCGGTCGGCGACGAGGACGAGGCGGGCGGCGGCATCGAGTTCCGCAAGCTCGCCATGCAGCCCGGCAAGCCCCAGGGCTTCGGCACCATCGGCCCCGACCACACCCCGCTGCTCGCCCTCCCGGGCAACCCCGTCTCCTCGTACGTGTCCTTCGAGCTGTTCGTGCGCCCCGCGATCCGCACCCTGGCGGGCCTGGCGGACGTCCACCGGCCCACCGTCCGGGCGACGCTCCGTACGGACAAGTCACTCACCTCGCCCGCCGGCCGCCGTCAATTCCTGCGCGGCCGGTACGCGAACGGGGAAGTGAAGCCCGTCGGCGGCGCCGGATCCCATCTGATCGCGGCCCTCGCGCACGCCGACGCGCTGATCGTCGTCCCCGAGACCGTCGAGTCCGTGGAGACCGGCACCGAGGTCGACGTGGTCCTCCTGGGCTGA
- the galU gene encoding UTP--glucose-1-phosphate uridylyltransferase GalU — protein sequence MTQSHPRISKAVIPAAGLGTRFLPATKATPKEMLPVVDKPAIQYVVEEAASAGLDDVLMITGRNKRPLEDHFDRNYELESALQKKGDAGRLAKVQESSDLATMHYVRQGDPKGLGHAVLCAAPHVGHEPFAVLLGDDLIDPRDPLLKRMVDVHEQYGGSVIALMEVEPEQIHLYGCAAVEVTEDGDVVKVTGLVEKPDAADAPSNYAVIGRYVLDPHVFDILRTTEPGRGGEIQLTDALQQLADDEKIGGPVHGVVFKGRRYDTGDRGDYLRAIVRLACEREDLGPDFRAWLRSYVTEEM from the coding sequence ATGACTCAGTCGCACCCAAGGATCAGCAAGGCTGTCATCCCCGCAGCAGGTCTCGGTACCCGGTTCCTGCCGGCCACCAAGGCCACTCCCAAGGAGATGCTGCCGGTCGTGGACAAGCCCGCGATCCAGTACGTGGTCGAGGAGGCCGCATCCGCCGGCCTCGATGACGTCCTCATGATCACGGGCCGCAACAAGCGGCCCCTGGAGGACCATTTCGACCGCAACTACGAGCTGGAGTCGGCCCTTCAGAAGAAGGGTGACGCCGGCCGGCTCGCCAAGGTGCAGGAGTCGAGCGACCTCGCCACCATGCACTACGTACGCCAGGGCGACCCCAAGGGCCTCGGCCACGCCGTGCTGTGCGCCGCCCCGCACGTCGGCCACGAGCCCTTCGCCGTACTCCTCGGCGACGACCTGATCGACCCGCGCGACCCGCTGCTCAAGCGCATGGTCGACGTCCACGAGCAGTACGGCGGCAGCGTCATCGCGCTCATGGAGGTCGAGCCCGAGCAGATCCACCTCTACGGCTGCGCGGCCGTCGAGGTCACCGAGGACGGCGACGTCGTCAAGGTGACCGGCCTCGTCGAGAAGCCCGACGCGGCGGACGCCCCCAGCAACTACGCGGTCATCGGCCGCTACGTCCTCGACCCGCACGTCTTCGACATACTCCGCACGACCGAGCCCGGCCGCGGCGGCGAGATCCAGCTCACCGACGCCCTCCAGCAGCTCGCGGACGACGAGAAGATCGGCGGCCCCGTGCACGGCGTCGTCTTCAAGGGCCGCCGCTATGACACCGGTGACCGCGGGGACTACCTGCGTGCCATTGTCCGACTCGCGTGCGAACGTGAAGACCTGGGCCCGGACTTCCGGGCCTGGCTTCGCAGTTACGTCACCGAGGAGATGTAG
- a CDS encoding 5-formyltetrahydrofolate cyclo-ligase, which yields MSHLRPEEDSAKRSLRREILTVRDRLTADDVRETEASLAVRALELPELARARAVAAYVSVGSEPGTRALLDALHARGAQVLLPVLLSDNDLDWGTYDGPDSLVPVRHGGRMTLLEPAGARLGPQGVLGADAVLLPGLAVDGRGMRLGRGGGSYDRVLARLERAGADPALVVLLHDSEVVGHVPAEPHDRPVHAAVTPSGVHRFR from the coding sequence ATGAGTCACCTGAGGCCTGAAGAGGACTCTGCCAAGCGTTCGTTGCGGCGGGAGATCCTCACGGTGAGGGACAGGTTGACGGCCGATGACGTGCGGGAGACGGAGGCCTCTCTCGCGGTCCGCGCGCTGGAGCTGCCCGAACTGGCGCGTGCGCGCGCGGTGGCGGCGTACGTCTCCGTGGGGAGCGAGCCGGGCACCCGTGCGCTCCTCGACGCACTCCACGCGCGCGGTGCGCAGGTGCTGCTCCCCGTGCTCCTCTCGGACAACGACCTCGACTGGGGTACGTACGACGGTCCGGACTCACTCGTGCCCGTCCGGCACGGGGGCAGGATGACCCTCCTGGAGCCCGCGGGCGCCCGCCTGGGTCCGCAGGGCGTGCTCGGCGCCGACGCCGTGCTGCTGCCGGGTCTGGCCGTGGACGGGCGCGGGATGCGGCTCGGCCGCGGCGGCGGATCGTACGACCGGGTGCTCGCGCGGCTGGAGCGGGCGGGCGCCGATCCGGCCCTGGTGGTGCTGCTCCACGACTCCGAAGTGGTGGGCCACGTACCCGCGGAGCCGCACGACCGGCCGGTGCACGCGGCGGTGACCCCGTCCGGGGTGCACCGCTTCCGCTGA